One Cicer arietinum cultivar CDC Frontier isolate Library 1 chromosome 8, Cicar.CDCFrontier_v2.0, whole genome shotgun sequence DNA segment encodes these proteins:
- the LOC101509044 gene encoding uncharacterized protein, giving the protein MDMASSSSTDEGQDQHQHHDLQHQLQQQQQLSPVKDFLHKTKTIQFLGRTTPIVLQNDNGPCPLLAICNVLLLRNQLSLSPDIAEISQEKLLSLVAERLIDSNSNVNNKDAGYVENQQQNIADAIDLLPRLATGIDVNLKFLRINDFEFTPECAIFDLLDIPLYHGWIVDPQDHDTATAIGSKSYNALMGELVSLETRNIEIQPKNNLEEDCVDFVAATTAALGVPSPSLSKARSFDDSPHSISTTTPRKGDLEEEEQLLRVLQLSEVDSKASMSDPVVGLSIGTEGEVSFGMDENICNQQAITMDSGDNLGKNTGKECNDFHESETSIPHDCTTSSKDNNEHISSTSTLGEAANSSFKDDAVGGFHHSAYMGPEESVERNDGVEKYNLDALVQNESATILSPEKYSVSFFESCADGSREDAKVHNQSSPTTIDHEALDESQGPDETGISCLSGSHMNSDSSSTIFHQTDACGAFPSTVDESEPIYEGEECVLDTRPRNFEDREPVYEGEAVLQEQADKGTFDQRAKEEITPEQGELVKSFLRNNASQLTFYGLFCLQDGLKERELCVFFRNNHFSTMFKIEGELYLLATDQGYINQPDLVWEKLNEVNGDTLFMTGNFKEFKVESQESNTWDENNVMTSTADYLASIDSATQAGLDISSDMELAIALQQQEFEQQPPRQSPQKPSISGSSRLVTGPQVVRSSGRNPSSSPRADGKSKEKCIVM; this is encoded by the exons ATGGACATGGCATCTTCTTCCTCTACAGACGAAGGTCAAGATCAACATCAACATCACGATCTTCAACATCaacttcaacaacaacaacaactttcCCCAGTCAAAGACTTCCTTCACAAAACCAAAACGATTCAGTTTCTCGGACGCACCACTCCGATCGTCCTTCAAAACGACAATGGACCCTGCCCTCTTCTCGCTATCT GTAATGTGCTTCTGCTACGAAACCAGTTAAGTTTGAGCCCTGATATTGCTGAAATCTCACAAGAGAAGCTGCTTTCATTGGTTGCTGAGCGATTGATTGATTCAAATAGTAATGTGAAT AACAAAGATGCTGGTTATGTTGAAAATCAACAACAGAACATTGCTGATGCAATTGATTTGCTCCCTAGACTTGCAACTGGAATTGatgtaaatttaaaatttctgaG aataaatgattttgaattCACTCCAGAGTGTGCCATATTTGATTTGCTGGACATCCCTTTGTATCATGGCTGGATAGTTGATCCACAG GATCATGACACTGCAACTGCAATTGGATCGAAGTCCTATAATGCTCTCATGGGAGAGCTTGTTTCTCTTGAAACAAGGAACATTGAAATCCAACCTAAAAATAATCTCGAAGAAGATTGtgttgattttgtggctgcaacAACTGCTGCTCTTGGAGTTCCTTCTCCTAGTCTTTCTAAAGCCAGGTCTTTTGATGATTCTCCACATTCTATTTCTACTACCACACCAAGAAAAGGTGAtcttgaagaagaagaacagtTGTTGAGAGTCTTGCAGTTGTCTGAGGTTGATTCTAAAGCTTCAATGAGCGATCCTGTTGTGGGTCTTTCAATTGGTACTGAAGGAGAAGTCTCTTTTGGTATGGATGAAAATATATGTAACCAACAGGCTATAACCATGGATTCTGGGGATAACTTAGGAAAGAACACCGGTAAAGAATGCAATGACTTTCATGAATCAGAAACCTCCATACCCCATGACTGCACTACTTCTAGCAAAGACAATAATGAACATATATCTTCTACATCTACACTGGGGGAAGCAGCTAATTCGTCCTTTAAGGATGATGCGGTTGGTGGCTTCCATCATTCAGCTTATATGGGACCTGAAGAATCTGTTGAACGGAATGATGGAGTTGAGAAGTATAACCTTGATGCATTGGTTCAGAATGAGAGTGCAACCATCCTTTCTCCTGAAAAATACTCTGTTTCCTTTTTTGAGAGCTGTGCAGATGGTTCTAGGGAGGATGCTAAAGTTCACAATCAATCCTCTCCAACAACTATAGATCATGAAGCTTTAGATGAATCTCAAGGACCTGATGAAACAGGAATATCATGCTTATCTGGAAGCCATATGAATTCAGATTCTTCTAGTACCATATTTCATCAAACTGATGCTTGTGGAGCATTCCCTTCAACTGTTGATGAGAGTGAGCCCATATATGAAGGAGAGGAATGTGTATTGGATACAAGACCCCGAAATTTTGAGGACCGTGAACCTGTTTATGAAGGTGAGGCGGTGCTTCAAGAACAGGCTGACAAAGGCACCTTTGATCAAAGAGCTAAGGAAGAAATTACTCCAGAACAAG GGGAATTGGTCAAGAGTTTTTTGAGGAATAATGCCAGCCAGTTGACATTTTATGG GCTTTTCTGTTTACAAGATGGTCTTAAAGAGCGTGAGTTATGTGTTTTTTTCCGAAACAATCATTTCAGCACCATGTTTAAG ATTGAGGGTGAGCTCTATCTTCTAGCTACAGATCAAGGCTACATAAATCAGCCTGATCTGGTTTGGGAAAAATTGAATGAG GTCAATGGCGATACGTTGTTTATGACTGGTAATTTCAAGGAATTCAAGGTAGAAAGCCAAGAAAGTAACACCTGGGATGAGAACAATGTTATGACCAGCACTGCT GACTATCTTGCCAGCATAGATAGTGCAACACAGGCAGGCCTAGATATCAG CTCTGATATGGAATTAGCAATAGCCTTGCAACAACAAGAGTTTGAGCAGCAGCCACCACGTCAGAGCCCACAGAAACCATCTATTAGTGGTAGCTCCAGACTGGTTACAGGTCCCCAG GTGGTAAGAAGCAGTGGAAGGAATCCATCTTCATCTCCCAGGGCTGATGGGAAATCCAAAGAAAAATGTATAGTGATGTGA
- the LOC101507987 gene encoding hydroxymethylglutaryl-CoA synthase, protein MAKNVGILAFDIYFPPNCVQQEALEAHDGASKGKYTIGLGQDCMSFCSEIEDVISMSLTVVNSLLEKYEIDPKQIGRLEVGSETVIDKSKSIKTFLMQIFEKSGNTDIEGVDSTNACYGGTAALFNCVNWVESNSWDGRYGLVVCTDSAVYAEGPARPTGGAAAIAMLIGPDAPISFESKLRGSHMAHAYDFYKPDLASEYPVVDGKLSQTCYLMALDSCYKRFCDKYEKHEGKPFSLSDADYFVFHSPYNKLVQKSFARLVFSDFLRNPSGADGVAKEKLGPFATLSDDESYQSRDLEKASQQVAKPLYDEKVQPATLIPKQVGNMYTASLYAAFASLIHNKHSTLEGRRVILFSYGSGLTATMFSLQMRESKHPFSLSNIARVMDVAEKLKSRHEFPPEKFIETLKLMEHRYGAKDYVTSKDSSLLSPGTFYLTEVDTKYRRFYATKPSESGLTAVNGVIANGH, encoded by the exons ATGGCAAAGAATGTTGGAATTCTCGCTTTTGACATATACTTCCCTCCTAATTGCGTTCA GCAGGAAGCATTGGAGGCTCATGATGGTGCAAGTAAAGGGAAATATACCATTGGACTTGGACAAGATTGCATGTCATTCTGTTCCGAGATTGAAGATGTCATTTCAATGAG TTTGACAGTGGTTAATTCCCTTCTTGAGAAGTATGAGATTGATCCTAAACAAATTGGTCGTCTGGAAGTAGGCAGTGAGACTGTGATAGACAAAAGCAAATCCATCAAGACATTCCTGATGCAGATCTTTGAG AAATCTGGAAACACTGACATTGAAGGCGTTGATTCAACTAATGCATGCTATGGAGGAACTGCCGCATTGTTCAATTGTGTCAATTGGGTGGAGAGCAATTCATGGGATGGACGCTACGGACTTGTTGTCTGCACTGACAGTGCG GTCTATGCCGAAGGTCCTGCTCGACCTACCGGAGGAGCCGCTGCTATTGCTATGCTAATTGGTCCTGATGCTCCCATTTCTTTTGAAAGCAAATTGAGGGGAAGTCATATGGCTCATGCTTATGATTTTTACAAACCTGACCTTGCGAGTGAATATCCA GTTGTCGACGGAAAGCTTTCACAAACTTGTTACCTCATGGCCCTTGATTCTTGCTATAAACGTTTCTGTGACAA ATATGAGAAACACGAGGGAAAACCATTTTCTCTTTCTGATGCTGATTATTTTGTATTCCACTCTCCTTATAACAAG CTTGTGCAGAAAAGTTTTGCTCGATTGGTCTTCAGTGATTTCTTAAGGAATCCCAG CGGTGCCGATGGGGTTGCCAAAGAAAAACTGGGACCTTTTGCAACTTTATCTGATGACGAGAGCTACCAAAGCCGGGATCTTGAAAAG gCATCCCAGCAAGTTGCAAAGCCTCTATACGATGAGAAGGTACAACCAGCTACTTTGATACCAAAGCAAGTTGGCAACATGTACACCGCATCTCTCTATGCAGCATTTGCATCCCTTATTCACAACAAACATAGCACATTG GAAGGTAGGAGAGTGATATTATTCTCATACGGAAGTGGCTTGACCGCTACAATGTTTTCCTTGCAAATGCGTGAAAGTAAACATCCATTTAGCTTGTCAAACATTGCTCGAGTGATGGATGTTGCTGAAAAGTTGAAGTCAAGACATGAG TTTCCTCCAGAGAAGTTTATTGAAACACTGAAGCTAATGGAGCATAGGTATGGTGCCAAGGATTATGTAACAAGCAAGGACAGTAGCCTTTTATCTCCAGGCACGTTCTATCTCACCGAAGTTGATACCAAGTACCGTAGATTCTATGCGACGAAACCTAGTGAAAGCGGTTTGACAGCAGTCAACGGTGTGATTGCCAATGGTCACTGA
- the LOC101508510 gene encoding homeobox protein HD1, translating to MQEPSLGMMQGGYGGGEGDNNRQVKAEIATHPLYEQLLSAHVACLRVATPIDQLPLIDSQLSHSHHLLRSYISQQTHSLSPHDRQQLDNFLAQYLIVLCSFKEQLQQHVRVHAVEAVMACRDIENTLQALTGVSLGEGSGATMSDDEDEIGGQMDFGMDQSEGHDMMGLGPLLPTESERSLMERVRQELKIELKQGFKSRIEDVREEILRKRRAGKLPGDTTSVLKNWWQQHAKWPYPTEDDKAKLVEETGLQLKQINNWFINQRKRNWHSNSQSVTSLKSKRKRV from the exons ATGCAAGAACCAAGCTTGGGGATGATGCAGGGTGGTTACGGCGGCGGAGAGGGAGACAATAACAGACAAGTGAAGGCGGAGATAGCAACACATCCACTATACGAACAGCTTCTGTCTGCACACGTGGCATGTCTCCGTGTTGCCACGCCTATTGATCAGTTACCTCTTATTGATTCACAGTTATCTCACTCTCATCATCTTCTTCGTTCTTATATCTCTCAACAGACTCATTCTCTTTCACCACATGATCGTCAACAACTCGACAACTTCCTC GCACAATATTTGATTGTATTGTGTAGTTTCAAAGAACAGCTTCAGCAACATGTCAGAGTTCATGCGGTTGAGGCTGTCATGGCTTGCCGTGATATCGAAAATACCTTACAAGCTCTCACTG gAGTGAGTTTGGGAGAAGGAAGTGGTGCAACAATGtcagatgatgaagatgaaATTGGGGGACAAATGGATTTTGGTATGGATCAGTCTGAAGGGCATGATATGATGGGACTTGGTCCATTACTTCCAACTGAATCTGAAAGGTCTCTCATGGAAAGAGTTCGTCAAGAACTCAAAATTGAGCTCAAACAG ggTTTTAAGTCAAGAATTGAAGATGTAAGGGAGGAAATATTAAGGAAAAGAAGAGCTGGTAAATTGCCTGGTGACACAACTTCAGTCTTAAAGAATTGGTGGCAACAACATGCAAAGTGGCCTTACCCAACT GAAGATGACAAAGCAAAACTTGTGGAGGAAACAGGGCTGCAACTGAAACAAATCAATAATTGGTTCATAAACCAAAGGAAACGAAATTGGCACAGCAATTCTCAATCTGTTACCTCTTTGAAGTCTAAGCGCAAGAG AGTGTAG